From one Gammaproteobacteria bacterium genomic stretch:
- a CDS encoding amidoligase family protein — protein MSTGYEMPPRRHNADGEERRVGVELEMSGISLEQIAHCVQSVHGGSIDAHDRLLIDVREADFGDYRIEFDARWLHDRKKSDSEEVSELWAAVERYAEDALLGLAETVIPAELVCPPLPISQLARLDDTVTALREAGALGTGASVIYAFGLQFNAELPALDADTIRRHLQAFACLTDWLRDQEQIPPTRRLSPFIRDYPLAYLRLLLQPDYAPDMNGLIDDYLEHNPTRNRTLDMLPLFALIDEARVRAKVPDQKINKRPTFHYRLPNSEIDDAQWSLHAPWNRWVQVEALADDQARLKRWSAAWRTHDSENSIDFVGWRDKVTQWLSGR, from the coding sequence ATGAGCACCGGATACGAAATGCCGCCACGGCGCCACAATGCCGACGGCGAGGAACGCCGCGTTGGCGTCGAGCTGGAAATGTCCGGCATCTCCCTGGAGCAGATCGCACACTGCGTGCAGTCCGTTCATGGCGGCAGCATCGATGCGCATGACCGCCTGCTGATCGACGTGCGCGAGGCGGACTTCGGCGACTATCGAATCGAGTTCGATGCACGCTGGCTGCATGACCGCAAGAAAAGCGACAGCGAGGAAGTCAGTGAATTGTGGGCGGCTGTGGAGCGCTATGCGGAAGACGCACTGCTGGGTCTGGCGGAAACCGTAATCCCGGCCGAGCTGGTCTGTCCGCCGCTGCCGATCAGTCAGCTGGCGCGGCTCGACGATACCGTGACGGCACTGCGCGAGGCCGGCGCACTCGGCACCGGTGCCTCGGTGATCTACGCCTTTGGCCTGCAATTCAATGCCGAGCTCCCGGCCCTGGACGCCGACACCATCCGCCGTCACCTCCAGGCTTTCGCCTGCCTGACGGACTGGCTGCGTGATCAGGAACAGATTCCGCCCACGCGTCGATTGTCGCCGTTCATCCGCGACTATCCGCTGGCCTATCTGCGGCTGTTGTTGCAGCCGGACTACGCGCCGGACATGAACGGTCTGATCGACGACTACCTCGAACACAATCCCACGCGCAATCGCACCTTGGACATGCTGCCGCTGTTCGCGCTGATCGACGAGGCGCGCGTCCGCGCCAAGGTGCCGGATCAGAAGATCAACAAGCGCCCGACGTTTCACTATCGCTTGCCGAATTCGGAGATCGACGATGCGCAATGGTCGCTGCACGCGCCGTGGAACCGCTGGGTGCAGGTCGAAGCGCTGGCCGACGACCAGGCGCGCCTGAAACGGTGGAGCGCCGCCTGGCGTACGCATGACTCCGAGAACTCCATCGACTTCGTTGGCTGGCGTGACAAGGTGACGCAGTGGCTGAGCGGCCGCTGA